The following are encoded together in the Maridesulfovibrio frigidus DSM 17176 genome:
- a CDS encoding amidohydrolase family protein gives MLELIIKNSTVDGQNDLVDIGCKDGKIVEISPAIKADAVKIIDAEGQLVTPPFVDSHFHMDATLSMGMPRLNQSGTLLEGIKIWGELKPDLTPEGIKKRALKLITWAIAKGNLAIRSHVDTTDPSLMAVDVLLEVRAEMKNFIDIQLVAFPQDGLLRCKDGLALMQRALDKGVDVVGGIPHFERTMDDGSKSIKLLCEMAAERGLMVDMHCDESDDPHSRHIEMLTYQTQRLGLHGRVTGSHLTSMHSMDNYYVSKLLPLMAEAQMNCVCNPLVNMNLQGRHDAYPKRRGLMRVPELMAQGINVSLGHDDVMDPWYPMGTHDMLEVAHMGAHALHMTGVDQQEALFNAVTTNGAKTLNLEGYGLSPGCNADMVVLQATSKLEAMRLHPTRLYVIRRGKVISQTPRVVASLTLGKDSHSVDFE, from the coding sequence ATGCTCGAACTTATCATCAAAAATAGCACTGTAGATGGACAGAACGATCTTGTGGACATTGGTTGCAAAGATGGAAAAATCGTTGAAATTAGTCCTGCCATTAAAGCGGATGCAGTGAAGATTATTGACGCTGAGGGGCAGCTAGTTACGCCGCCATTCGTGGATTCTCATTTTCACATGGATGCTACGCTTTCCATGGGCATGCCTAGACTGAACCAATCTGGCACCCTTCTAGAAGGAATCAAAATTTGGGGAGAACTTAAGCCGGACTTAACTCCTGAGGGCATCAAAAAACGAGCTCTCAAGCTTATAACGTGGGCTATTGCCAAAGGAAATCTTGCCATAAGGTCGCATGTAGATACCACTGATCCGAGCCTCATGGCTGTGGACGTTTTACTAGAAGTTCGCGCAGAAATGAAAAATTTCATAGATATTCAGCTTGTAGCTTTTCCGCAAGACGGATTACTTCGCTGTAAGGATGGGCTAGCTCTTATGCAAAGAGCTTTGGACAAAGGAGTGGATGTGGTGGGTGGCATTCCGCACTTTGAGAGAACTATGGACGATGGTAGTAAGTCAATAAAGCTACTCTGCGAAATGGCGGCAGAGCGAGGGCTTATGGTGGACATGCACTGTGATGAATCTGACGATCCCCATTCCCGCCATATTGAAATGCTCACTTACCAAACTCAGCGGCTAGGTTTGCACGGGCGCGTAACCGGATCACATCTCACCAGCATGCATTCCATGGATAATTATTATGTTTCAAAGCTTTTGCCATTAATGGCCGAGGCTCAAATGAACTGCGTTTGCAATCCGCTGGTTAACATGAATCTTCAGGGACGACATGACGCCTATCCTAAACGACGTGGGCTAATGCGAGTCCCCGAGCTCATGGCTCAGGGTATCAACGTATCACTTGGGCATGATGACGTGATGGACCCATGGTATCCTATGGGTACCCATGACATGCTTGAAGTCGCACATATGGGAGCGCACGCCCTGCACATGACTGGTGTGGACCAGCAGGAAGCTCTTTTTAATGCGGTCACAACGAATGGAGCTAAAACTCTTAACCTTGAAGGATATGGACTCTCCCCGGGCTGTAATGCTGATATGGTGGTACTCCAAGCGACTTCAAAGCTCGAAGCCATGCGCCTTCATCCAACGAGGCTTTACGTTATTCGCCGAGGTAAAGTTATAAGTCAAACCCCTAGGGTTGTCGCCAGCCTTACTCTGGGTAAAGATTCTCATAGCGTCGATTTTGAGTAA
- a CDS encoding glycosyltransferase family 4 protein yields MSLAQKTESLQSDKTIAYTMSRFPKVTETFVLYEMLEVEHAGLHIELYPLLRHHDSAEHPETKQFTLRARYLPFLSIEIIKSNLLFIAHSPLKYFRTFSELILKAFPSPKFIAGTLAIWAKAVHFSCDMQKNNVRHVHAHFATHATTAALIVNRLTGIPYSFTAHAHDIFMDTRMLDIKLKEAQFAVVISEFNRNWITERFGIELNSKLHTIHCGVDPTVFKPRPEIRTPGPIRLICVASFKDMKGHTYLLKACRRVLNKLKTNSTEPDFLIHLVGDGPLRTQVESEIAALNLTENVIVHGALPRKEVSELTLQADIAVMASVQGARGDMEGIPVSLMEAMCVGLPVVTTRLSGIPELVEDGVNGFLVPPKQEEPLAQAIQSLIENEELGRTMGSSGREKVLKEFDMRINSRKLVHFFNESINSLNSDILNVK; encoded by the coding sequence ATGAGTCTTGCACAGAAGACTGAATCCCTGCAATCAGACAAAACAATTGCCTACACAATGTCCCGCTTTCCCAAGGTAACTGAAACGTTTGTACTCTATGAAATGCTTGAGGTGGAACACGCAGGATTACACATTGAACTATACCCCCTGCTACGGCACCATGATTCTGCAGAACACCCTGAAACCAAGCAATTTACACTCCGCGCTCGCTATCTACCATTTCTATCAATAGAAATTATCAAGTCAAACCTGCTTTTTATAGCACATTCACCGCTAAAATATTTTCGCACCTTCTCAGAACTCATTCTTAAAGCATTTCCAAGCCCCAAATTTATTGCCGGCACATTAGCCATATGGGCAAAGGCCGTGCACTTTTCCTGTGATATGCAAAAAAATAATGTGCGTCATGTGCATGCCCATTTTGCGACTCACGCTACCACAGCAGCACTTATTGTAAACCGGCTAACTGGAATTCCATACAGTTTCACGGCCCATGCTCATGACATATTCATGGATACACGTATGCTGGATATAAAACTCAAAGAAGCACAATTTGCTGTTGTAATATCTGAATTCAACCGGAACTGGATTACTGAGCGCTTTGGAATCGAACTAAACAGTAAATTGCACACCATCCACTGCGGTGTAGATCCTACAGTATTTAAGCCACGTCCTGAAATACGTACTCCCGGCCCAATACGATTAATATGCGTAGCGTCATTCAAAGATATGAAAGGTCATACATACTTATTAAAAGCCTGCCGAAGAGTACTTAACAAATTAAAGACTAATTCTACTGAGCCAGATTTTCTAATACACTTGGTAGGAGACGGTCCGCTTCGAACTCAGGTAGAAAGCGAAATCGCAGCACTGAACCTTACGGAAAATGTGATTGTACACGGAGCTCTACCTCGTAAAGAAGTTTCAGAATTAACACTACAAGCGGATATAGCTGTCATGGCGAGCGTGCAAGGAGCTAGAGGAGATATGGAAGGAATACCAGTCTCACTAATGGAAGCCATGTGTGTAGGATTACCCGTGGTCACAACCAGACTATCTGGCATTCCTGAGCTCGTGGAAGATGGAGTAAACGGTTTCCTCGTCCCACCAAAGCAAGAAGAACCGCTCGCACAAGCAATTCAATCTCTCATAGAAAATGAAGAATTGGGGAGAACGATGGGATCATCCGGAAGAGAAAAAGTTTTAAAGGAATTCGACATGCGTATAAATTCGCGCAAACTGGTTCACTTTTTTAATGAGAGTATAAACTCCCTCAATTCCGATATTTTAAACGTTAAATAA
- a CDS encoding FRG domain-containing protein — protein MYNLFVTGEEGAWDSIHYSYDRVRFLEYTNKDIVEVFEDLNQEQKSKLMSLPCLFAYEGKTENVRFGYLTSIEVKGRSVLIEYKFHPKVQEIPFPTIEPISQLLDIRNWEMNRTHWAVKDKNLVEILRHNSIIDESLNLAKKRGANVKNPANLRSNPPKITTVKGFIEKVLSERKGENVEIFYRGHSVRKTYKLEPSLFRKDDNGNYLYLNDEDMLYKELMVSNSSDFRSDEYTLDRLVRMQHYSLPTRLLDVTSNPLMALYFACKSQWVDENNRVEVKEKDGEVVIFKVPREKTKYFDSDTVSCISNLARLSKDEKKSIDFTLSREKFNKQRTIKRLVHFIKSEKPFFEATIMPSDLRKVICVKGKKSNVRISSQSGAFLLFGNDAVFNENGTPDINVARIAVANKISILNELDILNINESTVFPYIENSAKYVAQKYKFKT, from the coding sequence ATGTATAATCTTTTTGTGACAGGTGAGGAAGGAGCATGGGATTCTATTCATTATAGTTATGATAGAGTCCGTTTTTTAGAATACACAAATAAAGATATTGTAGAAGTTTTTGAAGATTTAAACCAAGAGCAAAAATCTAAGTTGATGTCTTTGCCTTGTTTATTTGCTTATGAAGGAAAGACTGAGAATGTCCGTTTTGGCTATTTGACTTCTATTGAAGTCAAAGGAAGGTCCGTTTTAATTGAGTATAAGTTTCATCCTAAAGTTCAAGAAATTCCTTTTCCAACCATAGAGCCAATCTCTCAATTATTAGATATTCGTAATTGGGAAATGAATAGAACTCACTGGGCAGTTAAAGATAAGAATTTAGTAGAAATATTACGTCACAATTCAATTATTGATGAGTCTTTGAATCTGGCAAAAAAGAGGGGAGCGAATGTTAAAAATCCTGCCAATCTGAGATCTAACCCTCCTAAAATTACAACTGTTAAAGGGTTTATTGAAAAAGTATTATCTGAAAGAAAAGGTGAGAATGTTGAAATTTTTTATCGAGGTCATTCTGTTAGGAAAACATACAAATTAGAACCGTCATTGTTTCGCAAGGATGATAATGGTAACTACCTTTATTTGAATGATGAAGATATGTTATACAAAGAATTGATGGTTTCTAATTCTTCTGATTTTAGGTCTGATGAATATACTTTGGATCGTTTGGTTAGGATGCAACACTATTCTCTTCCAACTAGGCTTCTTGATGTAACTTCAAATCCTTTAATGGCTTTGTATTTTGCGTGTAAATCTCAATGGGTAGATGAAAATAATAGAGTTGAAGTAAAAGAAAAGGATGGAGAAGTTGTTATTTTTAAGGTCCCCAGAGAAAAAACAAAGTATTTCGATTCTGACACTGTAAGTTGTATTTCAAATTTGGCTAGATTGTCGAAAGATGAAAAAAAATCGATTGATTTTACTCTTAGCCGTGAGAAATTTAATAAGCAGAGGACAATAAAACGTCTTGTTCATTTTATAAAATCCGAAAAGCCTTTTTTTGAAGCGACAATCATGCCCAGTGATTTACGAAAAGTTATTTGTGTTAAGGGTAAAAAGAGTAACGTCAGGATTTCCTCACAGTCAGGGGCTTTTTTGCTTTTTGGGAATGATGCCGTATTTAATGAAAACGGAACACCTGATATAAATGTTGCAAGAATCGCAGTTGCCAATAAAATTTCTATATTAAACGAACTAGATATTCTCAATATTAATGAAAGCACTGTTTTTCCATACATTGAAAATTCAGCAAAGTACGTTGCTCAAAAATACAAGTTTAAAACCTAA
- a CDS encoding glycosyltransferase, which produces MIIFAWCIFLISAAIPVTFFLYPVLLSLFSSHLKIEPIPCKNNVFIPPKATLLIVVRNGEALLPAKIENCLALDYPKGRLDIFFVSDGSDDGTEDILKNANPCIRSLILEEHQGKNKCINIALPMLENDLVFLTDADAILNSDALTMMASRLCDSTIGGVCGKRSIIANKGALGAAQHLYTTFDSYIKVQESIKCSISSNDGKIYCVRRKLFPSLPEGVTDDLYTALCVVEAGYCFVFEPRALASIPIPSQHREHEIIRRRRIVNGSLRGIMSKRSLLNPLHYGLFAFSLFINKVLRRILPLALLGLLFSCMILAPESLTITTLLVAQIFCYLLAAMHRLFEHQGPVFIRKISYAGYYFILGNWGGLLALWDTITGKKFNKWDPIKTAEVIPK; this is translated from the coding sequence ATGATTATTTTTGCATGGTGCATTTTCCTGATATCGGCAGCGATACCCGTAACCTTTTTCCTGTACCCGGTTCTCTTAAGTCTGTTCAGTTCTCATTTGAAGATTGAGCCTATCCCCTGCAAGAATAATGTATTCATTCCTCCGAAAGCGACGTTGCTAATTGTGGTCAGGAATGGTGAAGCATTACTTCCTGCTAAAATTGAAAACTGTCTAGCTCTGGATTATCCAAAAGGACGACTAGATATATTCTTTGTTTCAGATGGCTCAGATGACGGAACTGAAGACATACTAAAAAACGCTAATCCCTGCATACGAAGTCTTATCCTTGAAGAACACCAAGGAAAAAACAAATGCATCAATATAGCCCTCCCAATGTTGGAAAACGATTTAGTTTTTCTTACAGACGCAGATGCTATTTTGAATAGCGATGCACTCACTATGATGGCTTCTCGTTTATGCGACTCAACCATCGGTGGTGTTTGTGGCAAGAGAAGTATTATAGCCAACAAAGGAGCACTTGGGGCTGCTCAACATTTATATACGACCTTTGACAGCTACATAAAAGTACAAGAAAGTATCAAATGCTCCATTTCTTCCAATGACGGAAAGATCTACTGTGTACGCCGTAAACTTTTTCCATCACTACCTGAGGGGGTAACTGATGATCTTTACACAGCGCTATGTGTTGTGGAAGCCGGATACTGTTTTGTATTTGAACCACGAGCTCTAGCTTCAATCCCAATTCCCTCACAGCACCGGGAACATGAGATTATACGCCGCAGGCGCATTGTAAACGGGAGTTTACGTGGAATAATGTCCAAACGGAGTTTGCTTAATCCACTTCACTATGGACTTTTCGCGTTCAGCCTGTTCATTAACAAAGTCTTACGGCGCATACTTCCTCTGGCTCTTTTGGGCCTGTTGTTTTCCTGCATGATACTAGCCCCAGAGTCACTGACAATAACTACCCTGCTAGTTGCTCAGATCTTTTGTTACCTTCTGGCTGCAATGCACCGCCTGTTTGAACACCAAGGCCCGGTTTTTATCAGAAAAATAAGCTATGCTGGATACTATTTCATACTTGGAAACTGGGGTGGACTTCTTGCTCTTTGGGATACAATAACCGGTAAAAAGTTCAATAAATGGGATCCTATCAAGACAGCTGAAGTGATACCCAAATGA
- a CDS encoding DMT family transporter, giving the protein MLQSWLILLAAILFEVGATTFLKLSDGFSKIIPTIAAFVLYGLSFWGLAVVLKKIDVGVAYAVWAGLGTAVVAVIGFYCFGEKMTSLKLFSLLLVIAGVIGLNFSSAGH; this is encoded by the coding sequence ATGTTACAAAGCTGGCTTATTCTTCTTGCCGCGATATTATTCGAGGTTGGTGCAACCACGTTCTTAAAATTATCCGACGGCTTCTCTAAAATCATTCCAACTATCGCTGCCTTTGTCTTGTACGGATTATCTTTCTGGGGACTGGCTGTAGTTTTGAAAAAAATAGATGTCGGCGTTGCCTATGCTGTGTGGGCTGGGCTTGGAACAGCTGTTGTGGCAGTAATTGGATTTTACTGTTTTGGAGAGAAGATGACTTCCTTAAAACTATTTTCCTTGTTACTAGTCATAGCAGGTGTAATCGGTCTTAATTTTTCTTCCGCCGGACATTGA